A portion of the Helicobacter pylori NQ4053 genome contains these proteins:
- a CDS encoding lytic transglycosylase domain-containing protein: MRFLILFFIGALGVGFSQTELSLKDLEKKPAGIVRDYYLWRYISDKKTSLENAKKAYELTQNKNNALQKAMQEKGSDNAEKSPDVKLPEDIYCKQITLESILETTDAFQNSCIAIALKSKIRDFDKIPIQTIKPLQEKIKEAYPVLYEELEILQSKNVSASLFKANVQVFSALFNHLSYEKKLQIFEKHIPIKELNRLLDEDYPAFNRLIYQVILDPKLDHFKDALTKSNATHSNAQTFFILGINEILRKKPSKALKYFERSEEVVKDDDFSKDRAIFWQYLVSKKKKTLERLSQSPALNLYSLYASRKLQTKPSYRIISHIQNLSQEDPPFNTYDPFSWQIFKEKTLSLKDEGAFNAMLKSLYYEKSAPELTYLLSQRNKDKIYYYLSPYEGIIEWQNTDERAMAYAIARQESFLLPALISRSFALGLMQIMPFNVGPFAKSLGMDNIDLNDMFNPNIALKFGNYYLNHLKKEFNHPLFVAYAYNAGPGFLRRWLESSKRFKEKNHFEPWLSMELMPYSETRMYGFRVMLNYLIYQEIFGNFIPIDGFLEQTLNSKDKP, encoded by the coding sequence ATGCGTTTTTTGATTTTATTTTTTATCGGTGCGCTTGGCGTTGGTTTTTCTCAAACTGAGTTGAGTTTAAAGGATTTAGAAAAAAAGCCCGCCGGGATCGTTAGGGATTATTATTTATGGCGTTATATTAGCGATAAAAAAACGAGTTTAGAAAACGCTAAAAAAGCCTATGAATTGACCCAAAATAAAAATAACGCCCTACAAAAGGCCATGCAAGAAAAAGGCTCAGACAATGCAGAAAAAAGCCCTGATGTTAAATTGCCTGAAGATATTTATTGCAAGCAAATTACCTTAGAAAGCATATTGGAAACAACAGACGCTTTCCAAAATAGCTGTATCGCTATCGCTTTAAAATCAAAAATCAGAGATTTTGATAAAATCCCCATCCAAACCATCAAGCCCTTACAAGAAAAAATCAAAGAGGCTTACCCCGTTCTTTATGAAGAATTAGAAATCTTGCAAAGTAAGAATGTGAGCGCTTCTTTGTTTAAGGCTAATGTGCAAGTGTTTAGCGCGCTTTTCAATCATTTGAGTTATGAAAAAAAGCTCCAAATTTTTGAAAAGCATATCCCTATTAAAGAGTTAAACCGCCTTTTAGATGAAGATTACCCGGCGTTTAACCGCTTGATCTATCAGGTTATTTTAGATCCTAAATTGGATCATTTTAAAGACGCTCTCACTAAAAGTAACGCTACCCACAGCAACGCGCAAACCTTTTTTATTCTAGGGATTAATGAAATCTTGCGCAAAAAACCCTCTAAAGCGCTCAAGTATTTTGAACGATCTGAAGAGGTTGTCAAGGACGATGATTTTTCAAAAGACAGAGCGATTTTTTGGCAGTATTTAGTCTCTAAAAAGAAAAAAACTTTGGAGCGCCTTTCACAAAGCCCAGCTTTAAACCTCTATAGTCTTTATGCGAGCCGAAAACTCCAAACCAAGCCCAGTTACCGAATCATTTCTCACATCCAAAATTTAAGCCAAGAAGACCCTCCTTTTAACACTTATGACCCTTTTTCGTGGCAAATTTTTAAGGAAAAAACTTTGAGTTTGAAAGATGAGGGCGCGTTTAATGCGATGTTAAAAAGCCTGTATTATGAAAAAAGCGCCCCTGAATTGACCTATCTTTTAAGCCAACGCAATAAAGACAAGATTTATTATTATTTATCCCCTTATGAGGGCATTATTGAATGGCAAAATACAGATGAAAGGGCTATGGCGTATGCGATCGCTAGGCAAGAAAGCTTTTTGCTCCCGGCTTTAATCTCTCGCTCCTTTGCTCTAGGGCTTATGCAAATCATGCCCTTTAATGTAGGGCCTTTCGCTAAAAGCCTTGGCATGGATAACATTGATCTAAACGACATGTTTAACCCCAATATCGCTCTCAAATTTGGTAATTATTACTTGAACCATTTGAAAAAAGAATTCAACCACCCCCTTTTTGTCGCCTACGCCTATAACGCTGGGCCTGGGTTTTTAAGGAGGTGGTTAGAAAGCTCCAAACGATTTAAAGAAAAAAATCATTTTGAGCCATGGCTTAGCATGGAGCTTATGCCTTATAGCGAGACTCGCATGTATGGCTTTAGGGTCATGCTCAATTACTTGATTTATCAAGAAATTTTTGGGAATTTCATCCCTATTGATGGATTTTTAGAACAAACTCTTAACTCAAAGGACAAACCATGA
- the frxA gene encoding NAD(P)H-dependent flavin oxidoreductase FrxA: MDREQVVALQHQRFAAKKYDPNRRISQKDWEALVEVGRLAPSSIGLEPWKMLLLKNERMKEDLKPMAWGALFGLEGASHFVIYLARKGVTYDSDYVKKVMHEVKKRDYDTNSRFAQIIKNFQENDMKLNSERSLFDWASKQTYIQMANMMMAAAMLGIDSCPIEGYDQEKVEAYLEEKGYLNTAEFGVSVMACFGYRNQEITPKTRWKTEVIYEVIE; encoded by the coding sequence ATGGACAGAGAACAAGTGGTTGCTTTACAGCACCAACGATTTGCTGCAAAAAAATACGATCCCAATCGCCGTATTTCTCAAAAGGATTGGGAAGCTTTGGTTGAAGTGGGGAGATTAGCCCCTTCTTCAATCGGGCTTGAACCATGGAAAATGCTTTTATTAAAAAATGAACGCATGAAAGAAGATTTAAAACCGATGGCCTGGGGGGCGCTTTTTGGTTTAGAGGGAGCGAGCCATTTTGTCATTTATCTTGCGCGAAAAGGCGTTACTTATGACAGCGATTACGTTAAGAAAGTGATGCATGAGGTTAAAAAAAGGGATTATGACACCAATTCCAGGTTCGCTCAAATCATCAAAAATTTCCAAGAGAACGATATGAAACTCAATAGCGAACGATCTTTGTTTGATTGGGCTAGCAAGCAGACTTATATCCAAATGGCGAACATGATGATGGCAGCGGCCATGTTAGGGATTGATTCTTGCCCGATTGAAGGGTATGATCAAGAAAAAGTGGAGGCTTATTTAGAGGAAAAAGGCTATCTGAACACGGCGGAATTTGGCGTATCAGTAATGGCTTGTTTTGGTTATCGCAACCAAGAAATCACCCCTAAAACCCGTTGGAAGACAGAAGTTATTTATGAAGTGATTGAATAA
- the murA gene encoding UDP-N-acetylglucosamine 1-carboxyvinyltransferase, producing the protein MDFLEIVGQVPLKGEVEISGAKNSALPILAATLLSRQEVKIKSLPQVVDIKAMALLLQNLGAELEWLNPHTLQLSAKSLHHTEATYDLVRKMRASILVLGPLLARFKECLVSLPGGCAIGARPVDLHLKAMQQLGAEIKIEQGYIHAKAPKGLKGNDILFDKISVTGTENALMAASLAKGITRIINAAKEPEIAQLCAFLQSGGVEIEGVGSSELKIRGVESDALNLKDIQIIPDRIEAGTYLCVGAITNSQLKINHIIPNHLQAITDKLIEIGFSLDIQENSIEIYPAKKRQAFEITTKEYPGFPTDMQAQFMALATQCLGTSVIEETLFENRFMHASELQRLGASISLKTNVATISGSTELTGSDVMATDLRASSALVLAALVAKGVSRVHRIYHLDRGYERLEDKINALGAKVLRLKEK; encoded by the coding sequence TTGGATTTTTTAGAGATTGTAGGACAAGTCCCTTTAAAAGGAGAGGTAGAAATTTCAGGGGCGAAAAATTCTGCGCTCCCCATTTTAGCCGCCACGCTTTTAAGCCGCCAAGAAGTCAAAATCAAATCTCTGCCCCAAGTGGTGGATATAAAGGCGATGGCGTTATTGTTGCAAAATTTAGGCGCAGAATTAGAATGGCTTAACCCCCACACGCTCCAACTCAGCGCTAAATCCCTGCACCACACCGAAGCCACTTACGATTTGGTGCGTAAAATGCGCGCTTCCATTTTGGTTTTAGGCCCACTATTAGCGCGCTTTAAAGAATGCTTAGTGAGTTTGCCCGGTGGGTGCGCTATAGGAGCTAGACCTGTGGATTTGCACTTAAAAGCAATGCAACAATTAGGGGCTGAAATCAAAATTGAGCAAGGCTATATCCATGCAAAAGCCCCTAAAGGCTTGAAAGGGAATGATATTTTATTTGATAAAATCAGCGTTACAGGCACAGAAAACGCCCTCATGGCAGCAAGTCTTGCTAAAGGGATCACGCGCATCATTAACGCCGCTAAAGAGCCAGAAATCGCTCAATTGTGCGCGTTTTTACAAAGCGGAGGCGTAGAAATTGAGGGCGTTGGCAGCAGCGAGTTAAAGATTAGGGGGGTAGAAAGCGACGCTTTAAATTTAAAAGATATTCAAATCATACCCGATAGGATTGAAGCAGGCACTTATTTGTGCGTGGGGGCTATCACTAACAGCCAGCTTAAAATCAATCATATCATCCCTAACCATCTTCAAGCGATCACGGATAAGCTCATAGAAATTGGTTTTTCGCTAGACATTCAAGAAAATTCTATAGAAATTTATCCGGCCAAAAAACGCCAAGCCTTTGAAATCACCACGAAAGAATACCCGGGCTTTCCCACAGACATGCAAGCGCAATTCATGGCGTTAGCCACGCAGTGTTTGGGGACGAGTGTGATTGAAGAAACGCTTTTTGAAAACCGCTTCATGCATGCAAGCGAATTGCAACGCTTGGGGGCTAGTATTAGCTTAAAAACGAATGTGGCTACCATTAGCGGATCCACAGAGCTTACCGGGAGCGATGTGATGGCGACCGATTTAAGGGCTTCTTCGGCTCTCGTTTTAGCCGCTTTAGTGGCTAAGGGGGTGAGTAGGGTGCATAGGATTTACCACTTGGATAGGGGTTATGAGAGATTAGAGGATAAAATCAACGCTTTAGGGGCAAAAGTGTTGCGTTTAAAAGAAAAATAA
- a CDS encoding YggT family protein, producing the protein MIFSTLLNAIAVILSALITIYMWVVIIYSLISFVQPNPNNPIMQILARLCEPVFYFLRSRFKLVFNGLDFAPLVVVIVLKFLDLTLIQWLFMLAKSL; encoded by the coding sequence ATGATTTTTTCCACTCTTCTTAATGCGATAGCGGTGATTTTAAGTGCGCTCATTACGATTTATATGTGGGTGGTGATCATTTATTCGCTTATCAGTTTCGTGCAGCCTAACCCCAATAACCCTATCATGCAAATCCTCGCTCGTTTGTGTGAGCCGGTGTTTTATTTTTTACGCTCTAGATTCAAGCTGGTGTTTAACGGGTTGGATTTCGCTCCTTTAGTGGTGGTCATTGTGTTGAAATTTTTAGATTTAACCCTCATCCAATGGCTTTTTATGCTCGCCAAAAGCCTTTAA
- the galU gene encoding UTP--glucose-1-phosphate uridylyltransferase GalU, translated as MIKKCLFPAAGYGTRFLPITKTIPKEMLPIVDKPLIQYAVEEAMEAGCEVMAIVTGRNKRSLEDYFDTSYEIEHQIQGTNKENALKSIRNIIEKCCFSYVRQKQMKGLGHAILTGEALIGNESFAVILADDLCISHDHPSVLKQMTSLYQKYQCSIVAIEEVALEEVSKYGVIRGELLEEGVYEIKDMVEKPSQEDAPSNLAVIGRYILTPDIFDILRETKPGKNNEIQITDALLTQAKRKRIIAYQFKGKRYDCGSVEGYIEASNAYYKKRL; from the coding sequence ATGATTAAAAAATGCCTTTTTCCTGCCGCTGGCTATGGCACGCGCTTTTTACCGATCACTAAAACCATTCCTAAAGAAATGCTGCCCATTGTGGATAAGCCTTTGATCCAATACGCTGTGGAAGAAGCGATGGAAGCGGGCTGTGAAGTGATGGCGATCGTTACAGGAAGGAATAAACGAAGTTTAGAAGATTATTTTGACACGAGCTATGAAATAGAGCATCAAATCCAAGGCACCAACAAAGAAAACGCCTTAAAAAGCATTCGTAACATTATAGAAAAATGCTGTTTTTCTTATGTACGCCAAAAGCAAATGAAAGGCTTAGGGCATGCGATTTTAACTGGGGAAGCCCTGATAGGCAATGAGTCTTTTGCGGTGATTTTAGCCGATGACTTGTGCATAAGCCATGATCACCCAAGCGTGTTAAAGCAAATGACTTCATTGTATCAAAAATACCAATGCTCCATTGTAGCCATTGAAGAAGTGGCGCTAGAAGAAGTTTCAAAATACGGCGTGATTAGGGGCGAATTGTTAGAAGAGGGGGTGTATGAGATTAAGGACATGGTAGAAAAACCAAGCCAAGAAGACGCCCCAAGCAATCTGGCCGTCATTGGGCGCTACATTTTAACTCCGGATATTTTTGATATTTTGCGTGAGACTAAACCGGGTAAAAACAATGAAATCCAAATCACAGACGCCTTACTCACTCAAGCCAAAAGAAAACGCATCATCGCTTACCAATTCAAAGGCAAACGATACGATTGCGGGAGCGTGGAAGGCTATATTGAAGCGAGTAACGCCTATTATAAAAAACGCTTATAA
- a CDS encoding NAD(P)-dependent oxidoreductase translates to MKIGWIGLGAMGIPMATRLHDANLEVSVYNRTESKAAPLKEKGVAVYTSPIDLAAKVDLVFIMLSDKVAIDAVLVPEFWEQMSKKIVVNMSTIAPLESLSLEKIAQKHQVTYLEAPVSGSVGAAKAGALLILAAGDEEVITQLKPVLAHLGSQTFYLGKVGQGTGAKLSINSLLAQMGVAYSEALLLAKRLGVDAEPFLQIIGQSGMNSPLFQAKKGMWLQDSYPAAFSLKLMLKDIRLAKNEAGEAIELPFLFQAEELYSQAEKSGLGGLDMAAVYHYLEKGEH, encoded by the coding sequence ATGAAAATCGGATGGATTGGACTAGGGGCTATGGGGATTCCTATGGCGACTCGTTTGCACGATGCAAATTTAGAAGTGTCGGTTTATAACCGAACAGAGAGCAAAGCAGCCCCTTTAAAGGAAAAAGGCGTAGCGGTTTATACTAGCCCCATAGATTTGGCCGCTAAAGTTGATCTGGTTTTTATCATGCTTTCGGATAAAGTGGCGATTGATGCTGTTTTAGTGCCAGAATTTTGGGAACAGATGTCTAAAAAAATCGTGGTGAATATGAGCACTATCGCCCCTTTGGAAAGCTTGTCTTTAGAAAAAATCGCTCAAAAACATCAAGTAACTTACCTTGAAGCGCCCGTTTCAGGATCGGTTGGTGCGGCTAAAGCTGGGGCGTTATTGATTTTAGCGGCAGGCGATGAAGAAGTGATCACTCAACTCAAACCTGTTTTGGCGCATTTGGGGAGTCAAACCTTTTATTTAGGAAAAGTTGGTCAAGGGACAGGAGCTAAACTGTCCATTAATAGCCTTTTGGCTCAAATGGGGGTTGCTTATTCAGAAGCTTTGCTATTAGCCAAACGTTTAGGGGTTGATGCAGAGCCGTTTTTGCAAATTATTGGCCAATCTGGCATGAATTCGCCTCTCTTTCAAGCTAAAAAAGGCATGTGGCTGCAAGATAGCTATCCGGCCGCTTTCAGTTTGAAACTCATGCTCAAGGACATTCGCTTAGCCAAAAATGAAGCAGGAGAGGCGATCGAGTTGCCATTCTTATTTCAAGCAGAAGAGCTTTATTCTCAAGCGGAAAAATCCGGTTTAGGCGGATTGGATATGGCAGCCGTTTATCATTATTTAGAAAAAGGAGAACATTAA
- the aspA gene encoding aspartate ammonia-lyase: MRIEHDFIGQMEISDEVYYGIQTLRASENFFITNDKLCSYPVFIKSFAQVKKAAALANAQLGLIDEKLKIAICHACDLLVDGKYHDQFIVDMIQGGAGTSTNMNMNEVIANLALEYMGHQKGEYQFCHPNDHVNRSQSTNDAYPSALKIAIYERLSNLVAPMKALRDAFAQKAKEFAHVIKMGRTQLQDAVPMTLGQEFETYALMVDRDIEQVLDARNWVRELNLGGTAIGTGINSHPDYRSLIEKKIQEVTGRPFVMANNLIEATQSTGAYVQVSGVLKRIAVKLSKVCNDLRLLSSGPRAGLNEINLPKMQPGSSIMPGKVNPVIPEVVNQVCFAVIGNDLSVALAAEGGQLQLNVFEPVIAYKLFHSFVILGRAIETLTTKCVEGITANEKICHDYVFNSIGIVTALNPHIGYEKSAMIAKEALKSDRSIYDIALEKKILTKEQLDDIFKPENMLSPHAFKKHKD; this comes from the coding sequence ATGCGTATTGAGCATGATTTCATTGGGCAAATGGAAATTAGCGACGAGGTTTATTATGGGATTCAGACTTTAAGGGCGAGTGAAAATTTTTTCATCACCAACGACAAGCTTTGCAGTTATCCTGTTTTTATTAAATCTTTTGCTCAAGTCAAAAAAGCGGCCGCTTTAGCGAATGCGCAATTAGGCTTGATTGATGAAAAGCTTAAAATTGCGATTTGCCATGCGTGCGATTTGTTGGTTGATGGCAAATACCATGATCAATTCATTGTGGATATGATTCAGGGGGGGGCTGGCACAAGCACGAACATGAACATGAACGAGGTGATTGCTAATTTGGCTTTAGAATACATGGGGCATCAAAAGGGCGAGTATCAATTTTGCCACCCAAACGACCATGTCAACCGCTCTCAATCCACCAATGACGCCTATCCTAGTGCGTTAAAAATTGCGATTTATGAGCGCTTGAGTAATTTAGTCGCTCCCATGAAGGCTTTAAGGGACGCTTTCGCTCAAAAGGCTAAAGAATTCGCTCATGTGATTAAAATGGGGCGCACCCAGCTTCAAGACGCTGTGCCTATGACTTTAGGGCAAGAGTTTGAAACTTATGCGTTGATGGTTGATAGGGATATTGAGCAGGTTTTAGACGCTAGGAATTGGGTAAGAGAGCTTAATTTAGGCGGCACGGCTATTGGCACAGGGATCAATTCGCACCCGGATTATCGCAGTTTGATTGAAAAGAAAATCCAAGAAGTAACGGGTCGCCCTTTTGTCATGGCTAATAACTTGATTGAAGCCACTCAAAGCACGGGGGCGTATGTGCAAGTGAGTGGGGTTTTAAAGCGTATTGCGGTGAAACTTTCTAAGGTTTGTAACGATTTGAGGTTACTCAGTTCAGGCCCTAGAGCTGGGTTGAATGAAATCAATTTGCCTAAAATGCAGCCGGGTAGCTCTATCATGCCCGGTAAAGTCAATCCGGTGATCCCTGAAGTGGTCAATCAGGTGTGCTTTGCGGTGATTGGGAACGATTTGAGCGTGGCGTTAGCCGCAGAAGGAGGGCAATTGCAACTCAATGTGTTTGAGCCGGTTATCGCTTACAAGCTTTTCCATTCCTTTGTGATTTTAGGGCGTGCGATTGAAACCTTAACGACTAAATGCGTGGAAGGCATCACGGCTAATGAAAAGATTTGCCACGATTATGTGTTTAACAGCATTGGCATTGTTACCGCGCTAAACCCTCATATTGGCTATGAAAAATCCGCTATGATCGCTAAAGAAGCCTTAAAAAGCGATCGCTCTATCTATGACATCGCTTTAGAAAAGAAAATCTTAACTAAAGAGCAACTGGACGATATTTTCAAGCCAGAAAACATGCTAAGCCCTCACGCTTTCAAAAAGCATAAAGACTGA
- the gltX gene encoding glutamate--tRNA ligase gives MLRFAPSPTGDMHIGNLRAAIFNYIVAKQQHKPFLIRIEDTDKERNIEGKDQEILEILKLMGVSWDKLVYQSHNIDYHREMAEKLLKENKAFYCYASAEFLEREKEKAKNEKRPFRYLDEWATLEKDKNHAPVVRLKAPNHAVSFNDTIKKEVKFEPDELDSFVLLRQDKSPTYNFACACDDLLYEISLIIRGEDHVSNTPKQILIQEALGSNDPIVYAHLPIILDETSGKKMSKRDEASSVKWLLNQGFLPVAIANYLITIGNKVPKEVFSLDEAIEWFSLENLSSSPAHFNLKYLKHLNHEHLKLLDDEKLLELTSIKDKNLLGLLRLFVEECGTLLELKEKISLFLEPKDIVKTYENEDFKERCLALFNALKGMDFQAYKDFESFKKEAMRLSQLKGKDFFKPLRILLTGNSHGIELPLIFPYIQSHYQEVLRLKA, from the coding sequence ATGCTTCGTTTTGCGCCTTCGCCTACAGGGGATATGCACATAGGGAATTTAAGGGCAGCCATTTTCAATTACATTGTAGCCAAACAGCAACACAAACCCTTTCTCATTCGCATTGAAGACACGGACAAAGAGCGCAACATTGAAGGCAAAGACCAAGAGATTTTAGAGATTTTAAAGCTTATGGGGGTAAGCTGGGACAAGCTCGTGTATCAAAGCCATAACATAGATTATCACAGAGAAATGGCAGAAAAATTACTGAAAGAAAATAAAGCGTTTTATTGTTATGCGAGCGCGGAGTTTTTAGAAAGAGAAAAAGAAAAAGCCAAGAATGAAAAACGCCCTTTCAGGTATTTAGACGAGTGGGCCACTTTAGAAAAAGACAAAAACCATGCCCCTGTGGTGCGTTTGAAAGCCCCAAATCATGCGGTGTCTTTCAATGATACGATTAAAAAAGAAGTGAAATTTGAGCCTGATGAATTGGATTCTTTTGTGCTTTTGAGACAGGATAAAAGCCCGACTTATAATTTCGCTTGCGCATGCGATGATTTGCTCTATGAAATCAGTCTGATTATTAGAGGCGAAGATCATGTGAGTAACACCCCTAAACAAATTTTAATCCAAGAAGCTTTAGGCTCAAACGATCCGATTGTTTATGCACATTTGCCTATTATTTTAGATGAAACAAGCGGTAAAAAGATGAGCAAAAGGGACGAAGCGTCTAGCGTGAAATGGCTTTTGAATCAAGGGTTTTTACCGGTTGCGATTGCGAATTACCTCATCACTATCGGTAATAAAGTGCCTAAGGAAGTTTTCAGCCTTGATGAAGCGATAGAGTGGTTTAGTTTAGAAAATCTTTCCAGTTCCCCGGCTCATTTTAATTTAAAATATTTAAAACACTTAAACCACGAGCATTTAAAGCTTTTAGACGATGAAAAGTTATTAGAACTCACTTCAATAAAAGATAAAAACCTCCTAGGGCTTTTAAGATTGTTTGTAGAAGAATGCGGTACGCTTTTAGAATTGAAAGAAAAAATTTCGTTGTTTTTAGAGCCAAAGGATATTGTTAAAACTTATGAGAACGAAGATTTTAAAGAGCGTTGTTTAGCGCTTTTTAACGCCCTAAAAGGCATGGATTTTCAAGCGTATAAGGATTTTGAAAGCTTTAAAAAAGAAGCCATGCGATTGAGCCAGCTTAAGGGTAAGGATTTTTTCAAACCTTTGCGCATTCTTTTAACCGGGAACTCGCATGGCATTGAATTGCCGCTGATTTTCCCCTATATCCAAAGCCATTATCAAGAAGTTTTAAGGCTGAAAGCATGA
- a CDS encoding uracil-DNA glycosylase family protein: MERLLGETYTNTNLTKPQNKPLNKQVYEGIENCNLCKRHQNSKPVIGLFNPTSKITFITLTPMLDSQLHFLNNLKAAMLESIIQKVFNCPLKDCNILSLLKCDSNSLNLEEEINACLPHLTWQLDNSASKVIVVFGEILPKRLLNLSKEESFGRIVSLKTKHFLSTHALEDMLKNPTLKKEALVHFKIALQFLNQS; the protein is encoded by the coding sequence ATGGAGCGTCTTTTAGGTGAAACTTACACCAATACCAACCTTACCAAGCCCCAAAATAAGCCCCTTAACAAACAAGTTTATGAGGGCATAGAAAATTGCAATCTGTGCAAACGCCATCAAAATTCAAAACCGGTGATCGGGCTTTTTAACCCCACTTCCAAGATCACTTTCATCACGCTAACCCCCATGCTGGATAGCCAATTACATTTCTTGAACAATTTAAAAGCGGCCATGTTAGAGAGCATTATCCAAAAGGTTTTTAACTGCCCCTTAAAAGATTGCAATATCTTATCGCTCCTTAAATGCGACTCTAACAGCCTTAATTTAGAAGAAGAAATCAACGCATGCCTGCCCCATTTAACCTGGCAATTAGACAACAGCGCTTCAAAAGTCATTGTGGTATTTGGCGAGATTTTGCCCAAACGCCTTTTAAACCTTTCTAAAGAAGAGTCCTTTGGGCGCATCGTGTCTTTAAAAACCAAACATTTTTTAAGCACCCATGCTTTAGAGGACATGCTCAAAAACCCCACGCTCAAAAAAGAAGCGTTAGTGCATTTTAAAATAGCGCTCCAATTTCTCAATCAGTCTTAA
- a CDS encoding glycosyltransferase family 10 domain-containing protein: MFQPLLDAYTDSTRLDETDYKPPLNIALANWWPLDKRESKGFRRFILYFILSQRYKITLHQNPNEPSDLVFGSPIGSARKILSYQNAKRVFYTGENESPNFNLFDYAIGFDELDFNNRYLRMPLYYASLHYKAESVNDTTAPYKIKDNSLYALKKPSHHFKENHPNLCAVVNDESDPLKRGFASFVASNPNAPIRNAFYDALNSIEPVTGGGSVKNTLGYNVKNKNEFLSQYKFNLCFENTQGYGYVTEKIIDAYFSHTIPIYWGSPSVAKDFNPKSFVNVHDFKDFDEAIDYVRYLHTHPNAYLDMLCENPLNTLDGKAYFYQNLSFKKILDFFKTILENDTIYHDNPFIFYRDLHEPLISIDDLRVNYDDLRVNYDDLRVNYDDLRVNYDDLRVNYDDLRVNYDDLRVNYDRLLQNASPLLELSQNTTFKIYRKAYQKTLPLLRTIRRWVKK; the protein is encoded by the coding sequence ATGTTCCAGCCCCTATTAGACGCTTATACAGACAGCACCCGTTTAGATGAAACCGATTATAAGCCCCCATTAAATATAGCCCTAGCGAATTGGTGGCCTTTGGATAAAAGAGAAAGCAAAGGGTTTAGGCGTTTTATCTTGTATTTCATCTTAAGCCAACGCTACAAAATCACCCTCCACCAAAACCCTAACGAGCCCTCCGATCTCGTTTTTGGCAGTCCTATTGGATCAGCCAGAAAAATCCTATCCTATCAAAACGCTAAAAGGGTGTTTTACACCGGTGAAAACGAATCGCCTAATTTCAACCTCTTTGATTACGCCATAGGCTTTGATGAATTGGACTTTAACAATCGTTATTTGAGAATGCCTTTATATTACGCTAGCTTGCATTACAAAGCCGAGAGCGTGAATGACACCACCGCGCCCTACAAGATTAAAGACAACAGCCTTTATGCTTTAAAAAAGCCCTCCCATCATTTTAAAGAAAACCACCCTAATTTGTGCGCAGTAGTGAATGATGAGAGCGATCCTTTGAAAAGAGGGTTTGCGAGCTTTGTCGCAAGCAACCCTAACGCCCCTATAAGGAACGCTTTCTATGACGCTTTAAATTCTATTGAGCCAGTTACTGGGGGAGGGAGCGTGAAAAACACTTTAGGCTATAACGTCAAAAACAAAAACGAATTTTTAAGCCAATACAAATTCAATCTGTGTTTTGAAAACACTCAAGGCTATGGCTATGTTACTGAAAAAATCATTGACGCTTATTTCAGCCATACCATTCCTATTTATTGGGGGAGTCCTAGCGTGGCGAAAGACTTTAACCCTAAGAGTTTTGTGAATGTGCATGATTTTAAAGATTTTGATGAAGCGATTGATTACGTGAGATACTTGCACACGCACCCAAACGCTTATTTAGACATGCTCTGTGAAAACCCTTTAAACACCCTTGATGGGAAAGCTTACTTTTACCAAAATTTGAGTTTTAAAAAAATCCTTGATTTTTTTAAAACGATTTTAGAAAACGACACGATTTATCACGATAATCCTTTCATTTTCTATCGTGATTTGCATGAGCCTTTAATATCTATTGATGATTTGAGGGTTAATTATGATGATTTGAGGGTTAATTATGATGATTTGAGGGTTAATTATGATGATTTGAGGGTTAATTATGATGATTTGAGGGTTAATTATGATGATTTGAGGGTTAATTATGATGATTTGAGGGTTAATTATGACCGGCTTTTACAAAACGCTTCACCTTTATTAGAACTCTCTCAAAACACCACTTTTAAAATCTATCGCAAAGCTTATCAAAAAACCTTACCTTTGTTGCGCACCATAAGGAGATGGGTTAAAAAATAA